atggGTACAGGAGATTTGGTAGAATTGCGTTTTCCTCTGTATGTTTGGTTGTCCGAAtccttggaatcacgtttcctacgggattcagttttccagcaaatcctccatatggagtccgacccctccccctaagatttgctAGGAAACTTATCCACGGATTGatggacccacttttttttaaccctaaatCCCATATATATGCATTTTTAAGATTTGCGGGTAGTGCTAAACGCTACAAAGACTTTAATACAAGAAAATTCTataaatcctagaaattttagttgagttaccaaacacacaagaaatttacatgaatcccagaatttgtaatcctaTAAAATTATAAATTCCTGAAAAAGGTGAATTCTACAAATAAACCCACCATAAATGTTAGAAAAAAAGAGTCAAAATTACCAAAAAGATTCCAGGGATATTTGTGGTGTGGAAAATTCTGTAGAAAGAATGTGTGAGGCGACTACTTGATTAGCAGCTTCAGTATAGTGAACTCCATCCCACACTATAGACTGCGATACATTCGCGCAGATTGTGTAGCCATGTCGGCCACAAGTTGCTTTGACATTATAGTTGTTTGGCTCTCCACCATACCCACAGCAAGCCTTGTGtggttttgtaaaacctaaatgacaataacaacaataaataaataaaaaacaccaaattctttatcgaaaggtaaaaataaataaaaatgcatGAAGTTATTTGACATATACACACTGCATGTACGTAGTAATTACTTACCATAATTTTTATATTCCCTGAAAAGTTTGTATTTGATTTTATATATATCAACATAGACAATGGTTGCATCCTTATAAGTTGATCTTAACTCGTTACATATTGCCTTCAATCCTTTGTTAAAAGCTTTTGCCATATCCTTATGAACCTTAAAACACCCAATTTGATCAAGATCGGTGTCGTTATGAGGATGAAGAGCAAGCTCTTTTGGAGCGCAACCTAATGGTCCAGTGTTGTGTATCCAAAATTTCCTGGCACCGCGTTCATAAAGTTTCTGCAATTCAAACTCAAAATTGGATACTAATAAGATACGTACATGCATCTCGCCTAACTAATTCCATAGTCATATATATATACTGTGCATGGTGATATTGTTCCTGAAAGTTACCTGAACTGCTAATTTGATTTCTGCTAGAAATGATGGAATTTTTTCAAGTACCGGCGTCGAGGTTAAGTTTGACGCATACAGGGCAACCAAGAGATCATTTTGTCCAATGTCAATCATGTAAAGCGCATTTTGAAACCCATATTCATCTATCAGACCTTTCGAACCTATTATGAAAAAACAAGAACACTGATCAATAGCCTAATTCAAACTAAACCATCCCGGGATGAAAACATCATCAAAATTCTGCGACAAAATATATACCTTGTGCGATGAGATTGAGAGAACGACTTTGGAAACGCTTAAACTGCCGAACTTGTACATCTAATGC
This genomic stretch from Papaver somniferum cultivar HN1 chromosome 5, ASM357369v1, whole genome shotgun sequence harbors:
- the LOC113277865 gene encoding GDSL esterase/lipase At3g62280-like isoform X1; translation: MRSSFTLSSPLLFLSLCIYFLLFFNNSRSKPLCHKGNKSSPILINFGDSNSDTGGLLAGTGLRIGLPHGITFFHEGTGRFGDGRLIIDFLCESLNLGFLSPYLDSLEPNFESGVNFAVAGAMTLPRFVPFALDVQVRQFKRFQSRSLNLIAQGSKGLIDEYGFQNALYMIDIGQNDLLVALYASNLTSTPVLEKIPSFLAEIKLAVQKLYERGARKFWIHNTGPLGCAPKELALHPHNDTDLDQIGCFKVHKDMAKAFNKGLKAICNELRSTYKDATIVYVDIYKIKYKLFREYKNYGFTKPHKACCGYGGEPNNYNVKATCGRHGYTICANVSQSIVWDGVHYTEAANQVVASHILSTEFSTPQISLESFW
- the LOC113277865 gene encoding GDSL esterase/lipase At3g62280-like isoform X2 — its product is MRSSFTLSSPLLFLSLCIYFLLFFNNSRSKPLCHKGNKSSPILINFGDSNSDTGGLLAGTGLRIGLPHGITFFHEGTGRFGDGRLIIDFLCESLNLGFLSPYLDSLEPNFESGVNFAVAGAMTLPRFVPFALDVQVRQFKRFQSRSLNLIAQGSKGLIDEYGFQNALYMIDIGQNDLLVALYASNLTSTPVLEKIPSFLAEIKLAVQKLYERGARKFWIHNTGPLGCAPKELALHPHNDTDLDQIGCFKVHKDMAKAFNKGLKAICNELRSTYKDATIVYVDIYKIKYKLFREYKNYGFTKPHKACCGYGGEPNNYNVKATCGRHGYTICANVSQSIVWDGVHYTEAANQVVASHILSTEFSTPQISLESF